A genome region from Natranaeroarchaeum sulfidigenes includes the following:
- a CDS encoding ribonuclease H-like domain-containing protein: MIELTVLSEAATNRCSESQLQDMVQYFGTDILYTRQVRYAHFLRDATPESVSVACHNPRSSHAEVLGSEQEVTLVAVTSPTELREFVEENTEDELTYILSDLLTLSVDLIQLETELHGLPEYKEALAEAVGELVHLTTGANPTYEQEWGGLPVHGVMPGANEQQGMSEAGVGHVQLREDGTVLCKTRSLSDFGLETVTGVASRRAEALREESIESRAELAAVDSHELAQLDGVGTKTARKIVESAEVIEQQEIRVAPGASLPDVDPIFIDIETDGLNPTIIWLIGVLERGSDDRYMPFLETDPSEPARAVTAFMDWLAEHGRGRPVVAYNGWKFDFPVIAEHVAEHCPEHVETWEDTWKFDLYHWAVKQSNALLPGITNKLDDVASAVGWSGAETGLTGRAVGRRFQQYAENPSLETELEWERHKQYCEDDVRGLAHIYDRIAETDNLIAQAGSGGQSDSSDSMQGTLTDFS, encoded by the coding sequence GTGATTGAGCTCACGGTGCTTTCGGAGGCGGCAACGAATCGTTGTTCTGAGTCGCAACTGCAGGATATGGTGCAGTATTTTGGGACGGATATTTTGTATACGCGGCAGGTTCGGTACGCGCATTTTTTGCGTGATGCGACGCCGGAGTCGGTGTCGGTTGCGTGTCATAACCCGCGGTCATCGCATGCGGAGGTCCTGGGTTCTGAGCAGGAGGTGACGCTTGTGGCAGTCACATCACCGACAGAGTTGCGGGAGTTTGTCGAGGAAAATACTGAAGACGAGCTAACGTATATATTGTCTGACTTGCTTACGTTGTCGGTTGATTTGATACAGCTTGAAACAGAGTTGCACGGCTTGCCAGAATATAAAGAGGCGCTTGCGGAGGCGGTAGGAGAGTTGGTTCATTTGACGACGGGAGCAAATCCGACGTACGAACAGGAGTGGGGTGGCTTACCTGTGCACGGGGTAATGCCCGGAGCGAACGAGCAGCAGGGGATGTCCGAGGCAGGCGTGGGGCATGTGCAACTTCGTGAGGATGGGACGGTGTTGTGTAAAACCCGGTCGCTGAGTGATTTCGGGTTGGAGACGGTGACAGGCGTTGCGAGTCGGCGGGCGGAGGCGCTTCGTGAGGAATCGATCGAGTCGCGGGCGGAGTTGGCTGCGGTTGACTCGCATGAATTGGCGCAATTGGATGGTGTTGGAACGAAAACGGCCCGGAAGATCGTTGAATCGGCCGAGGTCATCGAACAGCAAGAGATCAGGGTTGCGCCTGGTGCGTCGCTTCCTGATGTGGATCCGATTTTTATTGATATCGAGACGGACGGGTTAAATCCGACGATCATCTGGCTGATCGGCGTTTTGGAGCGTGGGTCTGATGACCGGTATATGCCGTTTCTTGAAACGGATCCGAGTGAGCCAGCTCGTGCGGTGACGGCGTTCATGGACTGGCTTGCAGAGCACGGCCGGGGTCGCCCGGTCGTGGCGTATAACGGGTGGAAATTTGATTTCCCAGTCATTGCTGAACACGTAGCAGAGCATTGCCCAGAACACGTGGAGACGTGGGAGGACACGTGGAAGTTCGACCTGTATCATTGGGCAGTGAAACAGTCGAACGCGTTGCTACCAGGGATCACGAACAAACTCGATGACGTTGCGTCGGCGGTAGGGTGGAGTGGAGCAGAGACTGGGTTGACCGGTCGAGCTGTTGGACGACGGTTCCAACAGTATGCGGAGAATCCAAGTTTGGAAACGGAGTTGGAGTGGGAGCGGCACAAGCAGTACTGCGAGGATGACGTTCGGGGGTTAGCACACATTTATGATCGGATTGCTGAAACGGATAACTTGATCGCGCAGGCGGGTAGTGGGGGGCAATCGGACTCGTCGGATAGCATGCAAGGCACGTTGACGGATTTTTCATAA
- a CDS encoding HNH endonuclease: MDVAYVLSWSDYLKHMADISNVLAPSKTHHAAFDRELFTIDRDYRLRVNPSFEMQSDLLQRTIIDQADDQVALPDGDLNVEYLDMHNSSLAWV; this comes from the coding sequence TTGGACGTTGCGTATGTCTTGTCGTGGAGTGACTATCTGAAACACATGGCCGATATCTCGAACGTGCTGGCACCCAGTAAGACACACCACGCGGCCTTCGACCGGGAACTATTCACGATAGATCGGGACTACCGACTGAGGGTGAATCCGTCGTTCGAGATGCAGAGTGACTTGTTGCAGCGAACGATTATTGACCAGGCTGATGATCAAGTGGCATTGCCTGACGGAGACTTAAACGTTGAGTACCTGGATATGCATAATTCCAGTCTCGCTTGGGTGTGA
- a CDS encoding helicase-related protein — translation MSDEDNIGIIDNRRYSHLDQVLKSGLEGNGVDRIRIAVGYLYMSGLKRLRPELDEFLDNGGTLQVLMGNPDQQGLDELIEAHQNLRLTGTKFKQSQNVKWSERTEIRAETANNYSNQLLYENPTAENQAFFTKLIDWLEQGSIQPKLYLQERFHAKAYLFEKDEGDIFAPKDVGVVGSSNLSLSGLHSNTELNAPVYNEKVTQLKDWFDDLWDDAVEFDADLLDAFEDSWVSNNPGHVSAEDKPPALPGDSLPDDTIETLRDVSSGTGLPAPYLVYTKILYELYKETLETAEDYLQSFDVYEDLYEFQKWAVNRGIRIANKHDGVLVSDVVGMGKTFVGLGLLEHFHARNRLRGNKGKMLIISPKHLQPMWERMVNKRYNFNAEVISLGMVSKEDFHETLLEEHDDASVCLVDEAHHFRNDDTHRYDNLQSFLPTVNQTILLTATPYTKSAWDVYNQIKLFHIEDLTQIPITPPNLYDFTKMAENDETDLSNLLSHVMVRRTRQDIIDQYGEEDEDGNLYLQMGGERRYLPDRHLQTVDYNLHETYSTADGVNDSLYDAIVETLEDLTFARYSLGQEEYLKMGYANQDPYQNLSSMGKSIRGLMKSNLLKRLESSVHAFYTSLNRMLRSYRMFRDLLDEGTVAVGSDVSELINSGEQIDTILDEIDDMVEDGEYAAYQTEAFHLEELKRDLETDIQLLANLQDTLEPFHQDIQNDYAMDDKVEQLRGLLGNLRVGTHNILQRGDRAEKLIVFTQFTDTVEYLEAAFEQFQDRELISDDIRFASATSDTSNVEKIIQRFAPDANDARDEIDPSDEIDVLFATDVAGEGVNLQDANLVINYDLHWNPLRLIQRIGRVDRLGSGHDDIYALNFLPETELEEELGIVDRVESRVQEISSVLGEDGEILSPEDNVNKSYMEDIYAEEDIEKVEDDVNEIIGSDDLIGPASSLQELKQEHPDLLSWLDDRDGIRSAMGWDRKYDGVVVVYRQGEYTTPYLVTFPSEGGQDLSTQEKDTIVETITCPVDEPVASVDAEAFDSRYEQAVQVARSEFEVNMGKRRQFQREAREGASIDRDYVVDELGEVASSVENTDQQQTLAQFQDIVETVSADQILDEFRDLRNEEITGEELVAAVREVISRYNLKEKYEDRQEWAEKQEEPPHVVAGMYLKGQE, via the coding sequence ATGAGTGACGAAGACAATATCGGAATCATCGATAACCGACGCTACTCGCACCTTGACCAAGTCCTGAAATCCGGTCTTGAAGGCAACGGAGTGGACCGAATTCGGATTGCTGTCGGGTATCTATACATGAGCGGTCTGAAGCGGCTCCGTCCAGAGCTGGATGAATTCCTCGATAATGGCGGTACGCTCCAAGTCCTAATGGGGAATCCAGATCAGCAAGGATTGGACGAACTCATAGAGGCCCATCAGAACCTCCGTCTCACGGGTACGAAATTCAAACAGTCACAAAATGTCAAGTGGAGTGAGCGCACAGAAATCCGTGCCGAGACTGCGAACAACTACTCGAACCAGCTGCTTTACGAAAATCCGACTGCGGAGAATCAAGCGTTCTTCACGAAGCTGATCGATTGGCTTGAACAGGGGAGTATCCAGCCGAAGCTGTACCTTCAAGAACGGTTTCACGCGAAGGCGTACCTCTTCGAGAAAGACGAAGGAGATATCTTTGCGCCTAAGGATGTCGGCGTCGTTGGTTCGTCGAATCTCAGCCTCAGCGGCCTCCACAGCAATACGGAACTCAACGCTCCAGTCTACAACGAGAAGGTCACCCAACTCAAGGATTGGTTCGACGATTTGTGGGACGACGCCGTCGAGTTCGACGCCGATCTCCTGGACGCGTTCGAGGACTCTTGGGTCTCGAACAATCCAGGCCACGTTTCGGCGGAAGACAAGCCACCGGCACTTCCGGGCGATTCACTCCCTGACGACACGATTGAGACGCTTCGAGATGTCAGCAGTGGTACTGGACTTCCTGCACCGTATCTGGTGTACACGAAGATTCTCTACGAGCTTTACAAGGAGACGCTGGAGACTGCCGAGGACTATCTCCAGTCGTTCGATGTGTACGAGGACCTTTACGAGTTCCAGAAGTGGGCGGTAAACCGGGGTATCCGAATCGCCAACAAGCACGACGGTGTTCTCGTCTCCGATGTCGTCGGGATGGGGAAGACGTTCGTCGGCCTCGGGCTGCTCGAACACTTCCATGCGCGGAATCGGCTCCGTGGGAACAAGGGAAAGATGCTGATCATCTCACCGAAACATCTCCAGCCGATGTGGGAGCGGATGGTCAACAAGCGGTACAACTTTAACGCGGAGGTCATCAGCCTGGGGATGGTCTCGAAGGAGGATTTCCACGAGACGCTTTTAGAAGAGCACGACGACGCGTCAGTGTGTCTCGTCGACGAGGCCCATCACTTCCGGAACGACGACACGCATCGGTACGACAATCTGCAGTCGTTCCTGCCGACGGTCAATCAGACAATTCTCCTGACTGCGACGCCGTATACGAAGAGTGCGTGGGACGTGTACAATCAGATCAAACTCTTCCATATCGAAGATCTAACGCAGATTCCGATTACGCCACCAAACCTCTACGACTTCACGAAGATGGCAGAGAACGACGAGACTGACCTCTCGAACCTTCTCAGCCACGTCATGGTGCGACGGACTCGTCAAGACATCATCGACCAGTACGGCGAGGAGGATGAGGATGGCAATCTGTATCTCCAGATGGGCGGTGAACGCCGATACCTCCCAGATCGGCACTTACAGACGGTCGATTACAATCTACACGAGACGTACTCGACGGCGGACGGTGTCAATGATTCTCTGTACGATGCGATTGTGGAGACGTTAGAGGATCTCACGTTCGCTCGGTATTCCCTGGGTCAAGAAGAGTATCTGAAGATGGGGTATGCGAATCAGGACCCGTATCAGAATCTCTCTTCGATGGGGAAGAGCATTCGTGGGTTGATGAAGTCCAACCTTCTGAAGCGGTTGGAAAGTAGTGTTCATGCCTTCTACACGTCTCTCAATCGGATGCTTCGGAGTTACCGGATGTTCCGGGATCTTCTTGACGAAGGAACGGTGGCTGTCGGGAGTGATGTTTCCGAACTCATTAACAGTGGAGAGCAGATCGACACTATCCTTGATGAGATCGACGATATGGTTGAGGATGGTGAGTACGCTGCATACCAAACAGAGGCCTTCCATCTTGAAGAACTGAAGCGGGATCTGGAGACCGATATCCAACTGTTGGCTAATCTGCAAGACACGCTGGAACCGTTCCATCAGGATATCCAGAACGACTACGCGATGGATGACAAGGTCGAACAGCTCCGGGGACTCCTTGGAAATCTCCGAGTAGGTACCCATAATATTCTCCAACGCGGTGACCGTGCTGAGAAGCTCATCGTGTTCACCCAGTTTACAGACACTGTAGAGTATCTGGAAGCGGCGTTTGAGCAGTTCCAAGACCGCGAGCTAATCTCTGATGACATTCGGTTTGCCAGTGCCACCAGTGACACGTCGAACGTAGAGAAGATCATCCAGCGCTTCGCTCCCGATGCGAACGATGCGCGAGATGAAATCGACCCGAGCGACGAAATTGATGTCCTCTTTGCGACCGACGTAGCCGGGGAGGGTGTCAATCTTCAGGATGCGAATTTAGTCATCAACTACGACCTCCACTGGAATCCCCTCCGATTAATTCAGCGAATCGGTCGTGTTGACCGCCTCGGGAGTGGGCACGACGACATCTACGCGCTCAACTTCCTGCCGGAAACGGAACTTGAAGAGGAACTTGGCATCGTTGACCGTGTTGAGTCTCGGGTTCAAGAGATCAGTAGTGTTCTCGGTGAAGACGGAGAGATCCTAAGTCCGGAAGATAACGTGAACAAGTCGTATATGGAGGACATCTACGCCGAAGAGGACATCGAGAAGGTCGAAGACGACGTGAATGAGATCATCGGGAGTGATGACCTCATCGGTCCCGCGAGTAGTCTTCAGGAGCTCAAACAGGAACATCCCGATCTTCTTAGTTGGTTGGATGACCGTGACGGCATTCGGAGCGCGATGGGTTGGGATCGAAAGTACGACGGGGTCGTCGTTGTCTATCGACAAGGGGAATACACGACTCCGTACCTCGTGACCTTCCCAAGCGAAGGAGGTCAGGATCTCTCCACACAAGAGAAAGATACCATCGTCGAGACAATCACATGCCCTGTCGATGAACCAGTCGCGTCTGTTGATGCAGAGGCGTTTGACAGTCGATACGAACAGGCCGTGCAGGTGGCACGGTCAGAATTTGAGGTGAATATGGGTAAGCGCCGTCAGTTCCAGCGGGAGGCCCGAGAGGGTGCAAGTATCGACCGAGATTATGTGGTTGACGAGCTCGGAGAAGTCGCGTCATCTGTGGAAAACACCGACCAACAACAGACACTAGCACAATTCCAAGACATCGTTGAGACAGTATCGGCAGACCAGATTCTTGACGAGTTCAGGGACCTTCGAAACGAGGAAATCACAGGCGAAGAGCTAGTAGCGGCTGTTCGAGAGGTCATTTCTCGTTACAATCTAAAAGAAAAATACGAGGACCGCCAGGAGTGGGCGGAGAAACAGGAAGAACCTCCGCACGTCGTCGCGGGGATGTATTTGAAAGGGCAAGAGTAA
- a CDS encoding Eco57I restriction-modification methylase domain-containing protein: MTDEQTEEIRQRLDEDLSLDEFERDYRSTGEAATQFFQDLFVQVLNFEETTSPLGDATWQDIPVHEWPDTAPANAARLFAESGNFRVIYVELEKLTRTAERNAIQSLTRSDRTSGWAIEGSFLTVFHAPDEDIWHLVTPYEEGTDDITTGRPVLRRYTLGEGETHRTVADGLSSMDASKGRLAERIDEAFRVKPVTEDFYENYKSAFDMLSKELRRKGLEIEDADRYAHTTLNRLMFFYYLQKKGWIGDRKDFVRWFHQQYEESDEEGVFHEKWLSALFFEGMNSLEGGEIDADLPSDVESAIAGLPYMNGGLFQPTEEDRYDTFLSDSALKSVIKEFLEQYNFTVTEESPYDIDVAVDPAMLGKIYESLIAEQERGEAGIFYTPRVEVDLMCRMALYEQFCDHANDLDAEGKQQIVEFIFSEPQDWDADGSGKTEQLESILHELRIVDPACGSGAFLVGMKQVVTELYRKLGTTPDYHLKEQIINENLYGVDIKDWAVRVAEFRLWLSLVEGEEQLPDQRPVLPNFSFKLKVGDSLIQKLDGEFVSLDTVTRTLDGDTGGLLTELKELKREHFAGEADRTQEIEEKQVELLKNHINGLIDNLSKNGSQQTLFGDTKDEQADDDVEERIEELKETRDAIDSAGATGFFMWDIDFSDVMVEGGFDIVIGNPPYVRQEDIIDQGIHPERLDEMDSGEVRNLKKQYKNDLVEFVEGTFDIKPYKRSDIYVYFYFKGIDLLRENGTLSFITSNSWMDIGYGKRLHEGLLKLTDLSYILGNTSEKSFEDADVNTYITIANRKQQEILANYTRFVSFSRPFFDYDFAGEYSEFLVNPESGAERIGMDDETVQVSTSDGIRTVSLGHDSLWRLGGGSTKQIDDSDSEKVFSEEVGLVNNQAGISSYSGRSAALPTGSYDGGTWGRFIDSPTLYFSLWRDHGDRFTLLGDISEPEYGLKSGANKFFFVPRPGTENSRHQSEMDCSTGELLLHHKETGRDFRIEPEFWMQPIEEIPSRYHSQYNHKYTDDDGRTLVPDLILVKNREIKTSPIEPEHLNNVHIDIELSRPELESKNANVLEYIEFGEESRWGRSSDGKLSNRSSLRNRNPEWYSQPSVRDPYVLLTRTFNAEFQFHYNPCGFQVADNFYFISTLGDFNPGYIAGYLNSTIGWFLEEVTGRSWTNTLRFDKPEYLILPIIKTNDEVQAQVESRLESLMERDMGHVFEELGAYNPDDVSLESVKSDRKALDSEFFDDLGIDEEQRLSLYKEVVRSARDRLMRQPDENPSLCETIAEHNPQYDYSR, encoded by the coding sequence ATGACTGACGAGCAAACCGAAGAGATTCGACAGCGATTAGATGAGGACCTCTCCTTGGATGAGTTTGAACGCGATTACCGATCAACTGGGGAGGCAGCGACCCAATTCTTTCAGGACCTGTTCGTTCAGGTTCTCAACTTTGAAGAGACGACTTCACCTCTAGGTGACGCCACTTGGCAGGATATTCCTGTTCACGAGTGGCCAGATACAGCTCCAGCGAACGCTGCTCGACTTTTCGCCGAATCAGGGAACTTCCGCGTAATCTACGTCGAACTGGAGAAGCTGACCCGGACAGCCGAACGGAACGCTATCCAGAGCCTCACGCGGTCGGACCGAACGAGTGGTTGGGCCATCGAAGGCTCCTTCTTGACAGTGTTCCACGCACCGGACGAGGACATCTGGCACCTCGTTACTCCCTACGAGGAGGGCACCGACGACATCACGACTGGTCGTCCCGTGCTACGCCGGTATACGCTCGGTGAAGGTGAGACCCACCGCACCGTCGCCGATGGACTTTCGAGCATGGACGCCAGTAAGGGTCGGCTGGCAGAACGCATTGACGAGGCGTTCCGAGTCAAGCCCGTTACCGAGGATTTCTACGAGAACTACAAGAGCGCCTTCGATATGCTCAGTAAGGAACTTCGCCGTAAGGGGCTGGAAATTGAGGACGCCGACCGATACGCACACACCACGCTCAACCGGTTGATGTTCTTCTACTACCTCCAGAAGAAGGGCTGGATCGGTGACCGGAAGGACTTCGTCCGATGGTTCCACCAGCAGTACGAGGAGTCCGACGAGGAGGGCGTGTTCCACGAGAAGTGGCTCTCGGCACTATTCTTCGAGGGAATGAACAGCCTGGAAGGTGGAGAGATAGATGCTGATCTCCCATCGGATGTCGAGTCGGCTATTGCAGGACTTCCGTACATGAACGGTGGACTCTTCCAGCCGACTGAGGAGGACCGATACGACACGTTCCTATCTGATTCTGCGTTGAAGTCGGTGATCAAAGAGTTCCTCGAACAGTACAACTTCACAGTTACCGAGGAGAGCCCCTACGATATCGATGTCGCTGTCGATCCAGCTATGCTAGGAAAGATTTATGAATCCCTAATTGCCGAGCAGGAACGCGGTGAGGCTGGGATCTTCTACACGCCTCGTGTCGAGGTCGATCTGATGTGCCGGATGGCACTGTACGAGCAGTTCTGTGACCATGCAAACGATCTCGATGCTGAAGGAAAACAGCAGATTGTCGAGTTCATATTCAGTGAGCCACAGGACTGGGATGCGGACGGTAGCGGGAAAACAGAGCAACTAGAGAGTATCCTCCACGAACTGCGTATCGTTGACCCGGCCTGTGGTAGTGGTGCGTTCTTGGTGGGAATGAAGCAAGTGGTCACCGAACTTTACCGAAAGCTCGGTACGACTCCGGATTACCACCTCAAAGAGCAGATCATCAACGAGAACCTGTACGGAGTCGATATCAAGGACTGGGCGGTTCGGGTTGCTGAGTTCCGTCTTTGGCTTTCGCTCGTTGAAGGGGAGGAACAACTTCCTGACCAGCGCCCAGTGCTACCGAACTTCTCCTTCAAGCTCAAGGTAGGCGATAGCCTGATTCAGAAGCTCGATGGAGAGTTTGTTTCCCTAGATACGGTCACACGAACGCTTGATGGTGATACTGGTGGCCTCCTCACGGAGCTAAAAGAACTGAAGCGCGAACACTTCGCAGGAGAGGCTGACCGGACACAGGAGATTGAAGAGAAGCAGGTGGAACTTCTCAAAAATCACATCAACGGTCTCATCGATAATCTCTCAAAGAACGGTTCTCAGCAAACACTCTTTGGGGACACAAAGGACGAACAAGCGGATGACGATGTTGAAGAGCGGATTGAAGAACTCAAAGAGACTCGTGACGCGATTGACTCAGCCGGGGCTACTGGGTTCTTCATGTGGGATATCGATTTCTCTGACGTGATGGTTGAGGGTGGGTTCGACATCGTTATCGGTAATCCTCCGTATGTTCGGCAAGAGGACATTATTGATCAGGGAATCCACCCTGAGCGGCTTGATGAGATGGACAGTGGAGAGGTTCGTAACCTGAAGAAGCAGTACAAGAATGATCTCGTAGAGTTTGTCGAAGGGACGTTTGACATTAAGCCCTACAAGAGGAGCGACATCTATGTGTATTTCTACTTCAAGGGTATCGATTTGTTACGGGAGAATGGGACACTATCGTTTATTACGTCCAACTCTTGGATGGATATCGGCTACGGGAAGCGACTTCACGAGGGGCTCCTCAAGCTTACTGATCTCTCCTATATCCTTGGAAATACGAGCGAGAAATCGTTCGAAGATGCTGATGTAAATACGTACATCACAATAGCAAACCGGAAGCAACAAGAGATTCTTGCAAATTATACCCGGTTTGTTAGTTTCTCGCGTCCTTTCTTCGACTATGATTTTGCTGGCGAGTATTCGGAGTTCCTGGTCAATCCGGAATCGGGAGCTGAAAGGATTGGGATGGACGACGAAACTGTTCAAGTCTCGACCTCAGACGGAATCCGGACGGTTTCACTCGGTCACGATAGCTTGTGGAGACTGGGTGGTGGATCAACAAAACAGATTGACGATAGTGATTCAGAGAAGGTGTTCTCTGAAGAAGTCGGGTTGGTGAATAATCAGGCGGGTATAAGTTCCTACTCGGGAAGATCCGCTGCACTTCCAACCGGGTCATATGATGGCGGGACTTGGGGCCGCTTCATCGATTCGCCAACACTTTATTTCAGTCTGTGGAGAGATCACGGGGATCGATTTACACTCCTTGGTGATATCTCTGAGCCAGAATACGGTTTGAAAAGTGGTGCAAATAAGTTCTTCTTTGTGCCTCGTCCAGGGACTGAAAATAGCCGCCATCAATCTGAAATGGATTGCTCTACTGGTGAGCTCCTTCTTCATCATAAGGAAACCGGACGGGACTTCCGTATTGAACCCGAGTTCTGGATGCAACCGATTGAGGAAATCCCGAGTCGATACCACTCTCAATACAATCATAAATACACGGACGACGACGGCCGAACCCTTGTCCCCGACTTGATCCTAGTCAAAAATCGGGAAATAAAAACAAGCCCGATAGAACCGGAGCATCTAAACAATGTCCATATTGATATTGAATTATCGCGCCCTGAATTAGAATCGAAGAATGCAAACGTACTAGAATATATTGAATTTGGTGAGGAATCACGGTGGGGTAGGAGTTCAGATGGTAAATTATCGAACCGTAGCTCACTACGAAATCGGAACCCTGAGTGGTATTCTCAGCCGTCGGTCAGGGACCCATATGTTCTCCTGACCCGCACCTTCAACGCAGAATTCCAATTCCACTATAACCCATGTGGATTCCAAGTTGCAGATAATTTCTACTTCATTTCTACTCTTGGTGATTTTAACCCCGGATACATTGCGGGTTATCTTAACTCAACGATAGGGTGGTTCTTAGAGGAGGTTACCGGACGATCTTGGACGAATACACTACGATTTGACAAGCCAGAGTATCTAATACTCCCCATAATCAAGACGAACGATGAAGTTCAAGCACAGGTAGAGTCCCGTCTGGAAAGTCTGATGGAGCGCGATATGGGACATGTGTTTGAGGAACTCGGTGCATACAACCCGGATGATGTCTCCCTAGAGTCAGTCAAATCTGACCGCAAGGCGCTTGATTCTGAGTTCTTCGATGATTTGGGGATAGATGAAGAACAACGTCTGAGTCTGTACAAAGAAGTTGTGCGTTCTGCCCGAGACCGTCTCATGCGACAACCGGACGAAAACCCCTCCCTATGCGAAACTATCGCTGAACACAATCCGCAATACGACTACTCACGGTGA
- a CDS encoding ribonuclease H-like domain-containing protein encodes MVLEQVAFDIETTGFDVDDVVTTVGFAVPMGVQVFVQSGEQEAAQLEAAVEAEVPDTLVNVSTVASERELLVAVSAFVTERFRDSDTLLVAYNGEKWKGGFDIPFLRTRYAQLGLDWPFEDVPYADVMPLITDRFNTTVDGEECGGLVTTYDVLCDGSYGELDPFDDSAEAVTAFEDGRVDALVLHNVSDVLRTRALGRVAERYCSKSDFNVKSLTPTRSI; translated from the coding sequence ATGGTGTTAGAGCAAGTAGCGTTTGATATTGAGACGACCGGGTTCGACGTAGATGATGTCGTGACAACGGTCGGGTTTGCGGTGCCGATGGGGGTGCAAGTGTTCGTCCAGTCCGGCGAGCAGGAGGCGGCTCAGCTTGAAGCAGCGGTGGAGGCCGAGGTGCCGGACACGCTCGTGAACGTGTCGACGGTCGCGTCCGAACGCGAACTCTTGGTCGCCGTGTCCGCGTTCGTTACTGAACGGTTCCGTGATAGCGATACGTTGCTCGTGGCGTACAACGGGGAGAAGTGGAAGGGCGGGTTCGATATCCCGTTTCTTCGAACCCGATACGCGCAACTGGGTCTGGACTGGCCGTTTGAGGATGTCCCGTACGCGGACGTGATGCCGCTCATCACGGATCGATTCAACACGACTGTTGATGGTGAGGAGTGCGGCGGGCTCGTCACGACGTACGACGTGTTATGTGACGGGTCCTACGGCGAGTTAGATCCGTTTGACGACAGTGCCGAGGCTGTGACGGCGTTCGAGGACGGGCGGGTCGATGCGCTCGTGTTGCATAACGTGTCGGACGTGCTGCGGACACGAGCGCTTGGCCGTGTTGCGGAACGGTACTGTTCGAAGTCGGATTTTAACGTGAAATCGTTGACGCCGACGAGGTCGATCTAA
- a CDS encoding HNH endonuclease: MTETESPNDEETSSTNDATEERTDRVAPVECHETVDPETRDAVLDKYESRCQVCGRRGPKEGGLATLHAHHIERDPDELDEHEMDNLTLLCRSCHSWFHRQSTPDDSPVEITEEDQSVLLPQDIEILRYLSEHGPSRTGDIVSGVPSDLAVSSVRERLWVLMGLDNLVETRDRQVVDKDVETGEWGLAEHIENSARGHIPDDPQLLLQRMEDEQVRQALDRECGREKVTDVLGITRRTTFNKVKRANAYDFPLGAFSRGGRPAKDTRSNLDGPQEPPTDESDGQQRLNAVAEGEDDSLARTETWGVAEAESTVQSDDANGQRTDQVASDGTDSNELREHLRQAIDALEDVNERL; encoded by the coding sequence ATGACAGAGACAGAGTCACCGAACGACGAGGAGACGAGTAGTACGAACGATGCAACCGAGGAGCGAACTGACCGCGTAGCGCCGGTCGAGTGCCACGAAACGGTGGATCCGGAGACACGGGACGCGGTTCTGGACAAGTACGAGTCACGGTGTCAGGTATGCGGACGGCGTGGTCCGAAGGAGGGCGGCTTGGCGACGCTGCACGCACACCACATCGAGCGGGACCCAGACGAATTGGACGAACATGAGATGGACAACCTGACGTTGTTGTGTCGATCGTGTCACAGTTGGTTCCATCGGCAGTCCACGCCGGACGACTCGCCTGTCGAGATCACTGAAGAAGATCAGAGCGTACTGTTGCCCCAAGATATCGAAATCCTTCGATACTTGTCCGAACACGGTCCGAGTCGGACGGGTGATATCGTGTCAGGCGTGCCGAGTGACCTGGCGGTGTCATCTGTCCGGGAACGCTTGTGGGTGCTGATGGGGCTCGACAATCTCGTGGAGACTCGTGACAGGCAGGTCGTAGACAAAGACGTTGAAACCGGTGAGTGGGGCCTTGCAGAACATATTGAAAACTCCGCCCGCGGGCATATCCCGGACGACCCGCAGTTACTGTTGCAACGTATGGAAGACGAGCAAGTCCGGCAAGCACTGGACCGCGAGTGCGGCCGGGAGAAAGTCACGGACGTTCTCGGAATCACGCGCCGCACGACGTTCAACAAGGTCAAACGAGCGAACGCGTATGACTTTCCGCTGGGTGCGTTCAGTCGCGGGGGCCGCCCAGCGAAAGACACGCGATCGAATTTAGACGGACCACAGGAGCCACCGACGGACGAGAGTGATGGACAGCAACGGCTTAATGCAGTTGCTGAGGGAGAAGACGATTCGCTGGCCCGGACTGAAACGTGGGGGGTCGCCGAAGCAGAGTCTACGGTACAGTCCGATGATGCGAACGGGCAGCGTACAGATCAGGTAGCAAGTGATGGCACTGACAGCAACGAGTTGCGAGAGCATCTGCGGCAAGCAATCGACGCATTAGAGGACGTGAACGAGCGGCTGTAA